The proteins below are encoded in one region of Pseudomonas entomophila L48:
- a CDS encoding TonB-dependent receptor has product MHQRHPLARQISLALLLGSTASHTFAAADNKPEPALETVTVTAQHREQTLQEVPVAVSAIKGTQLVADGVRAMGDITTFVPNASAKNPDGDGRPRWYIRGLGTGDTGAATVYPVGIYADDVYLNAPVAGGGPLFDLERIEILRGPQGTLYGKNTTAGAVNVISKKPTFDTDGYGTVGFGSKNERILNGAIGGTLVDEKLAGRVSLYSEERDGFQNNDYDGNTYGDVNKKAVRVQFLAQLNPDLDALLKLHSRQFKGDGSNGSLPVGRYYNVGYERPNGRDISLNVNEDYRLDHDGASLTFNWYLGDYTLTSISAYDYIRNRSTTDADYTPYEVNGAAITDNSYRQWSQELRLASPEDRPLHWLLGAHYFHEDLDSAAQRIVAPGPTPNGTGSNQVGTTAYRDLGFDHCTDSYALFGNVTYEFTDAFSVTGGLRWTQEKKDIDLDLVQLTRATANGPLIPIAGAGSNGNRQEDKTWEAWTYDLTPEYRINDNLRVFFRYAHGFRSGGFNTGLSTSLAQLTTVDPEELDAYELGLKSEWFDRRLTVNANVFYYDYSDIQVNLLTVNDGVLTTALTNGAKGKVKGAELELEGQPTERLHLRAALSFLDTEYTDFKNTNPTTGVVTGDYSGNSFVRSPRNVVSLGADYTLPLDVPGRVVAGGDVSFRDKEYFLADRQGSADATLSQPHYTLANARLSWFSADDKLSVTGFVNNLTDRRYQVHGRPNGGAGQYVITYGDPRTVGLSVTSRF; this is encoded by the coding sequence ATGCACCAACGCCATCCACTTGCCCGCCAGATCAGCCTCGCGCTGCTGCTCGGCAGCACCGCCAGCCACACCTTCGCCGCCGCCGACAACAAGCCCGAACCGGCCCTGGAGACCGTCACCGTCACCGCCCAGCACCGCGAACAGACGCTGCAGGAAGTGCCGGTGGCCGTGTCGGCCATCAAGGGCACGCAACTGGTCGCCGACGGCGTGCGCGCAATGGGCGACATCACCACCTTCGTGCCCAACGCCTCGGCCAAGAACCCCGACGGCGACGGTCGCCCGCGCTGGTACATCCGCGGCCTGGGCACCGGCGACACTGGCGCGGCGACGGTCTACCCAGTGGGTATCTATGCCGACGACGTCTACCTCAACGCCCCCGTCGCCGGTGGCGGGCCGCTGTTCGACCTGGAGCGCATCGAGATCCTGCGCGGCCCGCAAGGCACCCTGTACGGCAAGAACACCACCGCCGGCGCGGTCAACGTGATCTCGAAGAAACCGACCTTCGACACCGACGGCTATGGCACGGTCGGCTTCGGCAGCAAGAACGAGCGCATCCTCAACGGCGCCATCGGCGGCACCCTGGTGGACGAGAAACTGGCCGGGCGGGTATCGCTGTATTCCGAAGAGCGCGACGGCTTCCAGAACAACGACTACGACGGCAACACCTACGGCGACGTGAACAAGAAGGCGGTGCGCGTGCAGTTCCTCGCCCAGCTCAACCCCGACCTCGACGCCCTGTTGAAACTCCACAGCCGCCAGTTCAAGGGCGACGGCAGCAACGGCTCATTGCCGGTGGGCCGCTACTACAACGTCGGCTACGAGCGCCCCAACGGCCGTGACATCTCGCTCAACGTCAACGAGGACTACCGCCTCGACCACGACGGTGCCTCGCTGACCTTCAATTGGTACCTGGGCGACTACACCCTGACCTCGATCAGCGCCTACGACTACATCCGCAACCGCTCCACCACCGACGCCGACTACACCCCCTACGAAGTCAACGGCGCCGCGATCACCGACAACAGCTACCGCCAGTGGTCCCAGGAACTGCGCCTGGCCTCGCCGGAGGATCGCCCGCTGCACTGGCTGCTCGGTGCCCACTACTTCCACGAAGACCTCGACAGCGCCGCGCAGCGCATCGTCGCCCCAGGCCCGACACCCAACGGCACCGGCTCCAACCAGGTCGGCACCACGGCCTACCGCGATCTGGGCTTCGACCACTGTACCGACAGCTACGCGCTGTTCGGCAACGTCACCTATGAATTCACCGACGCCTTCAGCGTGACCGGCGGCCTGCGCTGGACCCAGGAGAAAAAAGACATCGACCTGGACCTGGTGCAACTGACCCGCGCCACCGCCAACGGCCCGCTGATCCCCATCGCCGGTGCCGGCAGCAACGGCAACCGCCAGGAAGACAAGACCTGGGAGGCCTGGACCTACGACCTGACCCCGGAATACCGCATCAACGACAACCTGCGGGTGTTCTTCCGCTACGCCCATGGCTTTCGCTCCGGTGGCTTCAATACCGGGCTGTCCACCAGCCTGGCGCAGCTGACCACGGTCGACCCGGAAGAACTGGACGCCTACGAGCTGGGGCTCAAGTCCGAGTGGTTCGACCGGCGCCTGACGGTCAACGCCAACGTCTTCTACTACGACTACTCGGACATCCAGGTGAACCTGCTGACGGTCAACGACGGCGTGCTCACCACCGCCCTGACCAACGGCGCCAAGGGCAAGGTCAAGGGCGCGGAGCTGGAGCTCGAAGGCCAGCCCACCGAACGCCTGCACCTGCGCGCGGCGCTGTCGTTCCTCGACACCGAGTACACCGACTTCAAGAACACCAACCCGACCACCGGCGTGGTGACCGGCGACTACAGCGGCAACAGTTTCGTGCGCTCGCCGCGCAATGTGGTGTCGCTGGGGGCCGACTACACCCTGCCGCTGGACGTGCCCGGGCGTGTGGTGGCCGGTGGCGACGTGAGTTTCCGCGACAAGGAGTACTTCCTCGCCGACCGCCAGGGCAGCGCCGACGCGACCCTCAGCCAGCCGCACTACACCTTGGCCAATGCGCGGCTGAGCTGGTTCAGCGCCGACGACAAGCTCAGCGTCACCGGTTTCGTCAACAACCTCACCGACCGCCGCTACCAGGTGCATGGCCGGCCCAACGGTGGCGCCGGGCAGTACGTGATCACCTACGGCGATCCACGCACGGTCGGTCTGAGCGTCACCAGCCGGTTCTGA